The following is a genomic window from Nymphaea colorata isolate Beijing-Zhang1983 chromosome 3, ASM883128v2, whole genome shotgun sequence.
AGCAAACATTctcatacatatgtatacatgtaaGTTTATGAACATGTGTACCTGCAACATGCATATATGATGCATGTGCGCTTTAATTTAGAGAAATAATAATGTGTAcgtgtgtatatgtatgtttgtgtgtgcatgcccaagcatgaaaaaaagttgGCAACTAGCCATCATTCTACTCACCTCCTCCGCTGACCATCTCCCCTTCCTTCACGCAaacctctctctccttccctttaAATCTCTCTAACCCCTGCAAGATGCAGTTCGTCTTCTTGCAGGCTCCCTACTGATCTACTTCGGAGTCCTTGCGGGTTGTGGTGAATCAACACAGTCAAACTCCTCACAGCCGTCCCTAAAAGCAAGCCAGGTGCATGTCAATCCCTTGGCAGAAGCccattttgcttcttttgtgaaaaaataGTGTCAGTTTGATTATTCAGGCGAGTAGGTGACCAATTTCTTGTTCCCAAAATTAAGAAGTTATCTATATTCCACCATATTTGTACGGGGTAGATGCTatattttgtttctcttgtaTGTTGAACAACTACCAACCTCATTAGCCAAGTTATTTTCTCAGTTGTTCTTGAACTCCAAGCTGGAAGGTAGTTGGTAGGTTGTCCTTAACTGggaaataaagttttttttgtaCAATTCTGTACGCATGTTGATATAATTGATGCCTACTCTTTACCAAATCATAAATTATTATCGTATATGGCATACAAATGGCATATCTCATGGTTATTCTATGACGATTTGCCAAATCTTTTCCAGTATATTTTCATCAAGTTCATTGTCTGCTTACTGTATTCGCAATCTTATCCATCGTCTCGATTGGCCATCTTCCGCAACCGCTGCACTTCTATTTTTCTTCCCGGAGGTCTCTCACCAATTTGTTCGATTTTGATCAGACCTCCGTCGATCGGCAGGATCAATATATATCTCTccctcattctctctctttccatctctctctctcatttcctcctcctttctctaATTTGTCTTCTGATCACAAAATCTCCGTCGGTTGGTTCTTTGGTAGGCAATATATCCTCGTATAAATAGCAATTTATCACCCTCTACCGGCcggccttcctctctctctctctctctatatatatatatttttaatctgGTTAACAGGAAAGAAACTCTCGGAAGTAAAGAGAGCGATATTGGTTCGGTTCAATCCGAAGACGGATTTTACGTTACTGTGGCTCGTAGAAACGATCTCAGATTGAGCCGCGCCAATATCACTACTTCCTGCCATCCAGCGTCTTCTTCTCTCCCAGGTTAAATTGTCCCCTCCCCTTGAAAAAGTATCAGGCGAAATGGGAGCATTGCGCTACAAGAAGGAGTTCAATCCAGCTAATAGGACGAGGTATGAGATATTATTTTAGATCTAGTCATATATTGTTTAATATTCTCATTATTATGGGCGTAGACAATCCTTCCAGATTTCATCGTTGACAGTTTTCTTTGGCTGCAGACATGGCAACGGCATAATTTACTTCACGTGATAGATGAAGAGAAATCTTGTCAGCAAAGgcataagaaagaagaagaaaacttgaaCCATTAGAACGGTGGCAGTTCTTGCAGATCGCTCTACTAGCGTTCTGCGAGAATGACACACTGTGGTTACCAAACAATCGAGCATGAAAATAGGCACGGTACACATACGTGCAAAGGTGAGTGCAGACATGCAGATACTTTGTAGAACGGATTTGCAGATGCACACATTTATAAACAGGATTTCTGATGCACGCGCAAATTCAAATGCTTTACTTCTATGCGGCATGTCAGTCAAAAatctttatatacatatgatgCATTGGATTGGGGATGATGAAGATGCTGATGATAATGATCGAGATGATGATATAAGAACAAGATGAAGAAATACTAATGCTAATACTAATACTATTACTACTACTACTACCATTGGATATAGCAAAGTTCTTATGATAGTGCATGTACATCGTCGGAGGCATTCCAAATGATTCTTTTCTGTTCCTCCCGTTACGGGCACCGCAATTAATGGTATGAGAAACAAGTATGCCAATGGTGCATCACATTTGAAGCAAATGGTGGTGACCTTTGGTAGAAACGATGCTCAATCACTAAAGCAATTGTTGGTACCTTTGGTTCTTGTTGCTGTGGAACcgtttcaaataaaagttgcaCCTGACACATGCTTCAAGATTTAAGTATACGAACTTCTTCCGTATTAATTTTCAGGTcgatagagaaagagatagagcgagcagagagagaaagggagggagaatACATTTTTGCTTCCTCTTGATTTTGAGGCATTTTACTTCGAGAACAATTTACGATGTTCATGATATTTTGTGTACGTAATATTCTCAGACAATTACTTGTTTTCATTTCGGCATATGTTTTAGACGATCGTTGGCCTACTACTGCGCTTTTGTGTCATCTTCCAATACTAGTACTTAGAACCTCTGACTAAGATTCACATACAGGAAATAAATACCTTGATTGGATCTATATTCATGACTTAGAATTCTTagaaatacataaaatataaagCAATGAACTTCATAGCAGATGGCGCAAGAAAGTTAGACGTTGTCACAGACTCACAAGTACTTCTAGCAGGATTACTTCATGCGTTGATCATTTTAAATCGAACTCGATCTTCATTTTTACCTTCTCTGAGGGACTCTCGATCCTCAGTTGACAGAGAGGTGCTTGCTGTAACTGAAATGCTAGACTCTTTCCACTTGGAAAATGCTGGAACCCAATTTTGATAATTTCGTATGAGCAGGCTCCATGTCATCGTCTGAAAAAACTTTGTATCCAAATTTTGGAAGTACTTTTGGTAATTAATAAAGTTTGCTGCTTCAGTTTCTCAAACTTGACTTCTGTTCGTTCGACGATGTTGAAATCAAATTAAACAACTAAAAGGTTTGGTCCATTTATTATGTTGTAGCTTTTActgttgtttatttttgttattgagATTTTTTACCATAGATTGTGATTGCTTTTCACATGTAACGAAATTTTCTCTCGTATGTAACTAGCTTGCAGAATTTGAGGCTTTGATCCAAATAAAAACTGTTGGTGGAAAGAGCTTTAATAGACACCGGCCATGGAGATGCATCCCTTGTATGCTTTTCATCTTGAAGGTCTTCAACTCCAACGACCAGCTGGGTGTACGGGGATATTGTCATCAAGCTTATGTCTGTAGTAAGTTTGTAAACATATTAAAATTGTACAAATTTTAGTTCtcacatttttaataatatttttgttcTCATGTCAATCAGCTGTAAGAGAGTGCATGTACCTATATCTACGTGCGAACACACAatagagagcgagagagagtaCAAAGTATATCCAGCGCTAAATTTGTGCCTCATATAATGGCAGAACAGAAGAGCCGGTTGTTGAATTCTAAACCTTCTTTAGTTTAGGGTCATAATATAACCTCAAAAATTCCGCTCATCGTGGAAGATATTATTGTAATTGACTTTTGACTTAAGTGTTCATCTATAACCCATAATAATTAAAGAAGCTTCCCAGTAAGCCAGCGTGCTTAAGTTGGAGATCTCAATATCCTCTACCTGGACCTGCTTTGCTAATTGATTGTGCCAAAGAGTTATATATTGTGTATCATACAATTTGTGAATACAAATGCATGGTAATAGTTTTAGTAAACATACCTTATGCAATATTTGaagtaaaaaaacattaaagatTCCTTCGATCAAAATCTAAATATGAACGGTAAAATGGACAACATTTCTTCCGAACAATAAATTGGGCCATAGCTGATAGACATGGCAGAACTCGATCCAGGAAAAGAGGTGGGAGATCActaaatttatgttttcttaataataaccgcaataaataattttttgtgttaaaGATCTAACTTTTTGGTTTATTGGAAATCTAAAAATCGATGCCATTGTTCTTTGCCTTGAGAAAATCCTTTTCCACAACCAGTGGATCCCGCTTCATTTGGCTGGCAGCCTTCGTGAGCAATAGCATGCTACATCCCTCATCACCAACTCCATGTACCCCTAAGCAAATAAAGCAGAGATCCTTAACACAACCAGTGCATCGCTTCATGTGGCTGTTTTTCTTATTGTAGTATCcaaataaatataattcttgGTAGACAGAATATCCGTATTGAAGACCAATGTTCTAAAAAAGGCAGAAAGGCAGAGAACATCGTTCTGGCCTTTGCGGGCCCGAGgctttttttaagttttacgTACTCTTGTGGAGGTAAGCACAGGGAGAATTTAGTTCAGTGCGGCTAAGTCTCCTATCAGATGAACAGTTCCTTTTCAAAGTTTTACACTTGTTGAGGAGGTCACGGGGGTGAATTATTTATTGGTAGGTACAACAAACGATTGATTCCGTTGCTGCCAACCTCATCATCATCCAAGTGAAAACGAAAGTGCTCTCCATAAAGTTTGGCAGAAATAGTGCTTAAACATCCCCCACGCTTCATGTCATTCATCAGTATCTCGAAGCGATCTGTACACCAAACGACTTCCTGAAATTCTAAGTCATTTATTGCTCTTGATGGTTACGGCAGTTGGTGCAGCCGTCTCTCATCATCTCAACCTTAACGTTGTTCATTCTTGCATCTGGGTCCTTTGGACCGATTTCATGTCTACTGTTCTCTGTGTGATAACTTTGCCATCTTGGTGCTTTCAGCCGAGCATTCAGGaccgaagagagagagagagagagagagttcacaAGCAGGATACCAACAAAGGCTCCAGGAGAATAGCGACAACTTGACCGTACACGTAGCCGTTAGAAATTTGAAGTCTACGCCACCGACAACCGATTCCGAAGGAAGGCCTCACGACCTCCCATATCTCCTTCTCCCCCCAACAAACCcaacctctccttcttccccacACCCAACACAATGCTGCCCGTCAAGCCTCTGACCTAGTAAGAATCAATCTCACCGAAGCTTTTTCCTCCTCATATATAGCATTTGGAGAAGAAGGATTCCGCCCCTTCTTGAGGGGGATCTGCTGAGATTCTCCCAGTCCTTCCCATGCCTTACCGGTGATATGATTCCTTTCTTCATGGGCATGCCTTTTTTATGTAAAGTTTGTAGGAGGTGGGGAAGGATGGCGACCCATTTCTTCTCTATCGGTTTCTGAGGACACCCAAGGGAGATTTGGAGTCTTGGAGTTCAGGGATTATGCCTTGCATCTTGCAGCATTCTTCATTCAACGGGGAAATCTTCGACAAGGAGTGCCCGCCTGCGCAGGACGTCGTTGGTGTCGTCCGGCACAAGAGTTTTTCGTATTACAGGCTTCCGCAGAAGCTCCTGAAACTATCGGTGGTGAAATTGGACGGAAGCCGCTTCGGTAAGAGCCTGCCAAGTGCCACGGACTTCTCGGTTTTCCTTGTGTATGATTCTGGTTGGGCTTTCTGTTTTCTGTAGTCTTTGAAAGTCTTGTGGGATCTTTTCAGATGTGCAAGTTGCTAGGACGGCTTCGGTTGCGGAACTCAAGCGACGTGTGGAAGATGTGTTCGATCAAGCGCCTGAAGAAGGCAGAGGAAAGATTTCGTGGTAtggacatttttttcttgtggatTGTGGTCTTGGTGGCGGTGAATTTACTGATATTTTATTCTGAttaataatttcttttcaaGCGGAACCGGTTTTTGTTATCGTCCGAACTCTTAATTCACATTTATGCGAAaactttaccaaaaaaaaaaataaaaaaataaagaaaacaagcCCAATTATGGCTAATTTTCCAGTACTTTCTTCGATTATAGAGCAATAAATTTTGCGTAAGATACCCTATTTACGTGAGTTCCTGCATTGCCAAAATAAAAGCTTATGGCATAACGAATTTGCGGAAAAAGGAGTTTATCCCTCATAGGTTTGTGAAATTTAGATTCTAATGTTGATATTGTAGTCTGGAACTTGTAGTTGACATTTCTGGAGAAACATCTACGAAAGAGGCAAAACCTAACGGAAAATAATCTGactgttgttgttttttcttgtagCTTCTTCAATAGCTATAAGTTCTCTAATAAAGACACCCCATTGCTTTTGGTTCCTGCTTTACTATATAAAATTTGTGGCATAATGGGTTGTGGCAGAGGAATTTCCCTCATAGGTTTGTGAAATATATATTCTGAAATAAcaccagaaaaacaaaaaaaaagcggCACAGTTACGTCCAGAAAACTAGATCCTTTGTTTTGCGTTGGCATCGGCAAACTTTATGGCATAACGAGCTCCGAAGATAGTTTTCCTGCTAGGTCTGTGTATTTAAATAGTAACTTGATGAACCGTCGGTGTGTCCTCCGATATTAGGTGATGAAAAATTATTGTCCAAATAAAACAATGCCCGTGGCAGAAAGAAGTGCCAATGAAAGAAGATTCTTTGCTTTTTGGCGTTCGCATTTCTTTAAAGTTGAAGATGAGACGAGGAAAAAGTAGATTCTTTGCTTTGTATTGTTTCCTCTTGAATTCCTGTTGATGGTTATAGGTCTCACGTGTGGGGATATTTCTGCCTATGCTATGAGGGTTTCAAGCTAATCAATGATAAAGAGCTTCTCCGTAACTTTGGAATCAACGATGGAGCTCAGGTATGCCTCAGTCATCTTGGAGCTTTTGTTGTGCTAGTTGACGGTTTTTATGCACAAGGGGTTGTGGAAAATCTTGGTTTGGCTGATCgtatatttaatgtttttattaGACTGAGAACATAATTTACTTTGTCCCTTTTTAATCTAAGAGGAAATGCGATTTGGAGATTTTTGTAGGTTGCTAATAACTAGCATTCATCCTTGCACGCATTTAAGGCAGGAAACTCCTAGATATGTTATAGTGTCCACTTCCAGTAATTACTTCTGccaaatcatttttctttattagtAATATCATTGATCATAATTCTTACAGTAAAGGAACAACATAGGCTGGAGCATGTTTTCATACCAACTATGGTTGCTTCCCTTAGTTATCTTTGTCTTCATAGAAGAAGATAAAATTCAGGGAAGTGGGCAGCTATGTTATCTGAGAACATGACTATGCCAGCCAATTTAAGGCTCTGAACACTTAAATTTTCTCTTACATTTATGTGAAGTCATAGCTAGAAAAAACTACCGCTAAAAGTATTTCATTTCAAACGGACCGTAACTTCCACGTCCCTCCGTCAGGTTGGATTTCGTAGAGTTACTTACTCAAAGGAATAGAACTTCGATTTCCTGGCTTTTGAGTTCCCATTCTTACTTCATTTCtgacattcttttcttcttctcgtATATCTACCTGGTGATGAGCGCAAATATCTTGTAAAATGATGTCTCTTCTCAAGACAGAGACCAAGGATTCAATGGAGAAAACAATTGGTTGTCTACATTTTCCCTTCTTGGTGTCATCATCCAAGAGAAATTGAGGATTTAGCTGtctgtatttttttcttgtataaaCATTgcagtaatttttttatttagaggCGCTGTTTGTTTAAGCAAGCATCCTTTGGAAGATACTTTCTCTTTTCATGGCATTCTCAGGGAAATTTTGACGAGCAAATGTTTTGTGGTAGGATTTGCTTCCATTTGTGATTATGGATGTAGCATAAGCTGATGTCCCTCTACCTGCTTATGGAAAGAAACATGTCTCCATTTGGTTTTATGCAGTTGATTTAGGTGATATCTTTTGCTTGGCTGCTTTGTGTTCCAATTAAGTGGTCTATGTTTTAGAAGCTCTAGGTCAGCAATCAATCAAGACGAGTACGTATCACCTGTTTAAGTATAAACAAGATCATGCATTGGAAGGGTGGAATCGTTTGGTGAAGTTCACCTGTTTAACTAGAAAAGTAGTTGCTTTTCATTTCAGTCAAGGCCTAGTCTGTTTCCTGATTATGCACTGGcagttattttgtaaaaaatctGTAAGAAATTTGCGATGTTGAATTGAGACAGATGTTTGGTAGGTTTCACTTTAAAAATAACCTCAGAAGGATTTTCAAGGAGAGTTGAATGACCCAAAGAGATGAAGTATTCCACACTTTAGAGTAGCAGTTTGCAGTTTTAGCTCATCTAACCATCTAAGTTTCCAGTAGTTGGAGGCACTCTATGAAGAATTTCACTGTTCTTGGAGAACCTATTGACAAATTAGGTCCTGTAGTTATTCACAAAATTTGCTATTCAGACTACTACCTGCTTTTATAGACTTGGATACCAAATTATAAAATGGCCATTAAAGTGGTGGATCTTTTAGCACCTTATCAGTGTGGGTGAAAAATCGGACAATCTGTTGGAGCTAGCTTCTAAGAAGGGGCAAGCTCTCTCTTCACAAACAAGCTATTTGAGGACAAGTTGTGGACAGTCTCGTAAGTTGGAAATATAGCTGTCACAATTGGTCATACCATCGCTTAAAGATATTAGGCCTTACAAGATGGAAATAAAATGTTACACCTCTGTTACCTCTGCTAGCTTATGATCTTTGAATATTTTCAGGATTTATAACTGACCCTAGATTTTCTTCTCATATATATGCAGCTTCGTTTCATAAGGTATTTATCTATTCATTATCTTCCAGCAGCGCGGCTTAAAAATCACACTGCAGCTCATGGGCAATGCACGTACGTATATTTACTGACTTGTATTTGAATAAGTGATTGTGACCAACATGCTATTGATTTGGTAAATCCATGTTTTTGCTATCAGGTCACCACGACAAccaaaacaagaagatgatgacattgatgatgatgaagataaaCATAAAGAAATGATCAATCAAAAAGAATTTAAGCTAGCTCATTTTTTGAGAGGATGGCTTCAATGTTCAAGATTGTGTTTTGTGGGGCGAGCAGAAAGCTTTCAAAGGTTGGCCAGCGACGATTATTCAACTGATGAAAAGCCAAAATGTAGACTGACAAGATCCCACAGCAGTTGCTAGTGCAGGTTCTTGGTTTTTTCTATCTGAATTAACACTAAGTAGATATTAGCCTAGCTTCTAGAGATGTTAGTTTGCAGCACGAAAAAAGTTGCTCTCCACGAAATCATCTGAACGGTTGAGCGATTTTGATATTTCCAAACATCAATGTTATCTACAAGGAGCCATTCTCTAAGTGATTGTTCCATTTCTCCTAGTTGTTACATTGGAAAAGCTGATCAATGAGTTAATGAAATACAGTTGATGAAAAATGTCAAGTTGGAGTTACTGGTGACTGCCAGATAGATGATGTATCCAGCCCACTCAATGCTCGCCTAAGAAACATGCTTGGATTTGTTCTTTTTCCTACTCAATGCAAACATGGACTTCTCCTGTTTTGGGTCAATAACAATCGTTGGTTTTTTAAagcaaattttttcattcaGTGAGGTGCCATAATGCCATTGATGGTTTCTTTATTACTTCACAGAAACATACCTAATAGATGAAACTACTTAATTTGATCCATGTCATTTACCTTGTAAATAAATATGAACAAATCTGTTTAGAATTTTTCCACTGTACATCATCATCAGTGGAAGAATAAGGAAAAATTATTCTCGAGCCCCGCTTGCCTAAATGCTTATTTCAGAAACAGAATGTTAATCTTGTTAATCTGAAAACTATCCTGCACCTTCCAGCATATATGGCAACATCAATTAGCCTAGCAGCACGAATGAAGAAGCGCCTACAAAACTAGCAAAAATCAATATTCTGTAACTGCAAGAATGGGAAAAAGAACGGAAGACTTCCGAAATACACATGTTGGTAATGGTTGTAATCTAGAAAATGTTTCCtgcaattttaaatttttggtaAGCTTTACACTGCTGCTGACAACCATTCGATAAAAGCTTACCTTTACTCcttttatataataaaaaaactaaccAATTGTGACTGAAAAGAACAATACGGCAAAGAGCAAAATTTCAGTTCTTTTATCAAAACGGGCAGGCTTAATCTGGGT
Proteins encoded in this region:
- the LOC116250467 gene encoding uncharacterized protein LOC116250467, which encodes MPCILQHSSFNGEIFDKECPPAQDVVGVVRHKSFSYYRLPQKLLKLSVVKLDGSRFDVQVARTASVAELKRRVEDVFDQAPEEGRGKISWSHVWGYFCLCYEGFKLINDKELLRNFGINDGAQLRFIRYLSIHYLPAARLKNHTAAHGQCTSPRQPKQEDDDIDDDEDKHKEMINQKEFKLAHFLRGWLQCSRLCFVGRAESFQRLASDDYSTDEKPKCRLTRSHSSC